In Chryseobacterium gleum, a single genomic region encodes these proteins:
- a CDS encoding response regulator transcription factor: protein MSNRILLVEDDQSFGAVLKDYLTINNFEVTLATDGEQGLKEFTENEFDICIFDVMMPKKDGFSLAEDVKKIDKNTPIIFLTARNMREDILKGYQLGADDYITKPFDTELLLYKIKAILQRSSTLENEEQEQFKISNIFFDSMLRQLKVGDKEYKLSPKENELLKLLCIHRNDFMPRDLALRKIWKKENYFTARSMDVYIAKLRKLLKDDEGLEIINVHGEGFRLLVKN from the coding sequence ATGAGCAACAGAATATTATTAGTAGAGGACGATCAGAGTTTCGGGGCGGTGCTTAAAGATTATTTGACCATCAATAATTTTGAAGTAACTCTTGCCACTGACGGGGAGCAGGGACTTAAAGAATTTACAGAAAATGAATTCGACATCTGCATATTTGATGTAATGATGCCTAAAAAAGACGGGTTTTCATTAGCAGAAGACGTAAAAAAGATTGATAAAAATACACCGATCATATTCCTTACCGCAAGAAATATGAGAGAAGATATCTTAAAGGGATACCAGTTAGGCGCTGATGATTATATCACAAAACCTTTCGATACTGAGCTTCTTTTATACAAAATCAAGGCAATTCTTCAGAGAAGTTCCACTTTGGAAAATGAAGAACAGGAGCAGTTTAAGATCAGTAACATTTTCTTCGACTCTATGCTGAGACAGCTGAAAGTAGGAGATAAAGAATACAAACTTTCTCCTAAAGAAAATGAATTATTGAAGCTTCTTTGCATTCACAGAAATGATTTCATGCCGAGAGATCTTGCTTTAAGAAAGATCTGGAAAAAAGAAAATTATTTTACTGCAAGAAGTATGGACGTATATATTGCAAAACTTCGTAAGCTGTTAAAAGATGACGAGGGATTGGAAATCATCAATGTTCACGGAGAAGGATTTAGACTTTTGGTAAAAAATTAA
- a CDS encoding sensor histidine kinase has protein sequence MNNKFIPIISVFMTISLIVFVTLQFYWLKGYYGVLEQDFSNKVYAVLESTSKSIEEIEADKYLNQDYKDFRKNIIANSKQPSLTTIQQVEDSGTQRQIIYSKNIIEKTQLPISQKGDSIKLTTLYTDEAAYKIKRDTTNRELLTTDINQEIETGDYSMKEFVKVYGNNLPITKRVDSKTLDSVIAKELKIRGITAKFGYGVLDRNNKLTSIANKAYKEKKDSNTYSFPLFADKKNTLYSLALVFPKKEYSLAMNNWPMLLGTFLSLLTILGIYIISINYMMRQKKLAEVKTDFINNMSHEFKTPLATISVATDSLANDKIATNPDKVKYYSELIKQENLRMKKQVENVLNMSKLERNEVELFLKETNVRELIKKTTESFNLIVQQRNGTLTQEFNANHYNFKIDEFHISNMLVNLLDNANKYSPEAPEIHVKTRNEGHWYVIEISDKGMGMDTQNKTKIFEKFFREETGNIHNVKGQGLGLSYVKKIVELHKGQIIVDSHKGKGSTFTIKLPMS, from the coding sequence CAGGATTTTTCAAATAAAGTGTATGCGGTTTTGGAAAGTACTTCAAAAAGTATTGAAGAGATTGAAGCTGACAAATACCTGAATCAGGATTACAAAGATTTCAGAAAAAATATTATTGCCAACAGTAAGCAGCCATCCTTAACTACGATTCAGCAGGTGGAGGACTCCGGCACCCAGAGACAGATCATCTACTCCAAAAATATTATTGAAAAAACGCAGCTTCCGATTTCTCAAAAAGGAGATTCTATTAAGCTGACAACGCTATATACAGACGAGGCAGCCTACAAAATAAAGAGAGATACGACCAATCGCGAACTTCTTACCACGGATATTAACCAGGAAATTGAAACCGGTGATTATTCCATGAAGGAGTTTGTAAAGGTATACGGAAATAATCTTCCCATTACCAAAAGAGTTGATTCGAAAACGCTTGATTCCGTTATTGCGAAGGAGCTTAAAATAAGAGGAATTACAGCTAAATTCGGATACGGAGTTCTTGACCGTAACAACAAGCTTACAAGTATAGCAAACAAAGCTTACAAAGAGAAAAAAGACAGCAATACCTACAGCTTCCCTTTATTTGCAGATAAGAAAAATACCTTATACAGCCTTGCATTGGTATTCCCTAAAAAAGAATATTCCCTGGCGATGAACAACTGGCCAATGCTGCTCGGAACATTCCTTTCTCTTCTTACAATTCTTGGGATTTACATTATTTCCATCAATTATATGATGAGGCAGAAGAAGCTTGCTGAAGTAAAAACCGACTTCATCAACAATATGTCCCATGAATTTAAAACACCATTGGCAACCATTTCTGTCGCAACAGATTCATTGGCTAATGACAAAATTGCTACCAATCCGGATAAGGTGAAATATTATTCCGAACTGATCAAACAGGAGAATCTGAGGATGAAAAAGCAGGTGGAAAATGTGCTTAATATGTCTAAGCTTGAAAGAAATGAAGTAGAGCTTTTCCTAAAAGAAACCAATGTCAGGGAACTTATCAAAAAAACTACAGAATCTTTCAATCTGATTGTACAGCAAAGAAACGGTACCCTTACACAGGAGTTCAATGCCAATCATTATAATTTTAAAATAGACGAATTCCATATCTCAAACATGCTGGTCAACTTACTGGATAATGCCAATAAATATTCTCCTGAAGCACCGGAAATACATGTGAAAACAAGAAATGAAGGACACTGGTATGTGATTGAAATTTCTGATAAAGGAATGGGAATGGATACTCAGAATAAAACCAAAATTTTCGAGAAATTCTTCAGGGAAGAAACCGGAAATATACACAACGTAAAGGGACAGGGATTAGGACTTTCCTACGTTAAAAAAATTGTAGAACTGCACAAAGGACAGATTATCGTGGACTCCCATAAAGGAAAAGGAAGTACGTTTACGATCAAGCTGCCGATGAGCTAG